A stretch of Vannielia litorea DNA encodes these proteins:
- the arsB gene encoding ACR3 family arsenite efflux transporter, translating into MSIFERYLTVWVALAMLGGIILGAAFPALVELVAAAEVARVNLVVAILIWAMVYPMMVGVDPAALKTAVKQPRGLAITLAVNWLIKPFTMALLAVLFFDHVFAPWISPEDAMQYTAGLILLGAAPCTAMVFVWSQLTRGDESYTLLQVSVNDVVMVFAFAPIVAFLLGVTDIEVPWETLLLSVLLFVLLPLIAGVWTRKRLATRERIDGFQARVKPWSVIGLIATVAILFALQGGTILDRPQVIALIAVPIVIQSYGIFALAYAAAFALKVPHRIAAPCALIGTSNFFELAVAVAISLFGLNSGAALATVVGVLVEVPVMLSLVGFANRTRARFG; encoded by the coding sequence GTGAGCATATTCGAACGTTACCTGACCGTCTGGGTGGCGCTTGCGATGCTGGGCGGCATCATCCTCGGCGCCGCCTTCCCCGCGCTGGTAGAGCTCGTCGCGGCCGCCGAGGTGGCCCGCGTCAACCTCGTGGTCGCCATTCTGATCTGGGCCATGGTCTACCCCATGATGGTGGGCGTCGACCCTGCCGCGCTGAAGACGGCCGTCAAACAGCCGAGGGGGCTGGCGATCACATTGGCGGTGAACTGGCTGATCAAGCCCTTCACCATGGCCTTGCTTGCGGTGCTCTTCTTCGATCATGTCTTCGCGCCATGGATCTCGCCCGAGGATGCGATGCAGTACACCGCCGGGCTGATCCTGCTGGGCGCGGCGCCCTGCACGGCGATGGTCTTCGTCTGGTCCCAGCTCACGAGAGGCGACGAGAGCTACACGCTTCTGCAGGTCAGCGTGAACGACGTGGTGATGGTCTTCGCCTTCGCGCCCATCGTCGCCTTCCTTCTCGGCGTGACCGACATCGAGGTGCCTTGGGAGACCCTGCTGCTCTCGGTGCTCCTCTTCGTGCTGCTCCCCCTCATCGCCGGCGTCTGGACGCGGAAACGACTGGCGACCCGAGAGCGGATCGACGGGTTTCAGGCGCGGGTGAAGCCCTGGTCGGTGATCGGGCTGATCGCGACCGTGGCGATCCTCTTCGCGCTGCAGGGCGGCACCATCCTCGACCGCCCGCAGGTGATTGCCCTCATCGCGGTGCCGATCGTGATCCAGAGCTACGGGATCTTCGCCCTGGCCTATGCGGCGGCTTTCGCGCTCAAGGTGCCGCACCGGATTGCCGCGCCCTGCGCGCTGATCGGCACGTCCAATTTCTTCGAGCTGGCCGTGGCCGTGGCAATCTCGCTCTTCGGGCTCAATTCGGGCGCGGCGCTGGCAACGGTGGTGGGCGTGCTGGTGGAGGTGCCGGTCATGCTGTCGCTGGTCGGCTTCGCAAACCGGACGCGGGCGCGTTTCGGCTAG
- the arsJ gene encoding organoarsenical effux MFS transporter ArsJ — protein sequence MSQRPEGLSAYIAVTAAYWAFMLTDGALRMLVLLHFHTLGFSPVQLAYLFVLYEIAGMVTNLSAGWIAARFGLVATLYAGLALQVMALLALALLDPGWAVGASVAYVMCVQGASGVAKDLAKMSSKSAVKLLAPSETGGLFRWVAVLTGSKNAVKGVGFLLGAALLAVLGFVGSVLVMALVLGVILAVIVAVMPRGLPTGRKGAKFSEVFSKSANVNWLSAARVFLFGARDVWFVVGIPIYFYAVLSDGTEAGNRSAFFMIGTFMAVWVILYGAVQASAPRLLRASTREESHLIRAARTWAGALFLVPAALTAAVLASPEPQPWLTVTLVAGLLAFGALFAINSSLHSYLILAFTRAERVTMDVGFYYMANAGGRLLGTVLSGLTYQLGGLPLVLGTATVMVATAALLSGRLDAEAQPA from the coding sequence GTGAGCCAGCGCCCCGAGGGCCTCTCGGCCTACATTGCCGTCACCGCCGCTTATTGGGCCTTCATGCTCACCGACGGGGCCCTGCGGATGCTGGTGCTCCTGCACTTTCACACGCTGGGCTTTTCGCCGGTGCAGCTGGCTTACCTTTTCGTGCTCTACGAGATCGCCGGGATGGTCACCAACCTGTCCGCCGGATGGATCGCCGCCCGCTTCGGGCTGGTGGCGACGCTCTATGCCGGTCTGGCGCTGCAGGTGATGGCCCTGCTAGCGCTTGCGCTGCTTGATCCCGGCTGGGCCGTGGGCGCCTCCGTGGCCTACGTGATGTGCGTTCAGGGCGCGAGCGGGGTCGCGAAGGACCTGGCGAAGATGTCGTCGAAGTCCGCAGTAAAACTGCTGGCACCTTCCGAGACGGGCGGGCTCTTTCGCTGGGTGGCGGTGCTGACTGGCTCCAAGAACGCGGTGAAGGGCGTGGGCTTCCTGCTCGGCGCGGCGCTGCTGGCGGTCCTGGGGTTCGTCGGCTCCGTGCTGGTCATGGCCCTGGTGCTGGGCGTGATCCTTGCCGTGATCGTGGCGGTCATGCCCCGTGGCCTTCCGACCGGCCGCAAGGGGGCGAAGTTCTCGGAGGTGTTCTCGAAATCCGCCAACGTGAACTGGCTCTCGGCAGCGCGGGTGTTTCTCTTCGGGGCACGCGACGTGTGGTTCGTGGTGGGCATCCCGATCTACTTCTACGCCGTGCTCTCCGACGGCACCGAAGCAGGCAACCGCTCCGCCTTCTTCATGATCGGCACCTTCATGGCCGTCTGGGTCATCCTCTATGGTGCGGTGCAAGCCTCCGCACCAAGGCTGCTGCGGGCAAGCACACGGGAAGAGTCCCACCTGATCCGCGCGGCGCGCACCTGGGCCGGGGCGCTCTTTCTCGTGCCGGCGGCGCTCACCGCCGCCGTGCTCGCCTCGCCCGAGCCGCAGCCCTGGCTGACGGTGACGCTGGTGGCCGGGCTGCTGGCCTTTGGCGCGCTCTTTGCCATCAACTCCTCGCTGCATTCCTACCTGATCCTCGCCTTCACCAGGGCGGAGCGGGTGACGATGGACGTGGGCTTCTATTACATGGCCAATGCGGGCGGGCGTCTGCTGGGCACCGTGCTCTCGGGCCTCACCTACCAGCTCGGCGGTTTGCCCCTTGTGCTGGGAACCGCCACCGTCATGGTGGCCACGGCCGCGCTGCTTTCGGGCCGGCTCGACGCAGAGGCACAACCGGCGTGA
- a CDS encoding ArsJ-associated glyceraldehyde-3-phosphate dehydrogenase, giving the protein MTTYALNGLGRMGKLALKPLLEKGAEIAWINDAVGDTAMHAHLLEFDTVHGRWDAEFSSDAESVTVNGTRLPFIGTRDIDKLPLDGVDVVIDCTGVFKTEARLAPYFAAGVKKVVVSAPVKDGPTANIVIGVNDQTYDTEAHSIVTAASCTTNCLAPVVKVIHESLGIKHGSITTIHDVTNTQTIVDRPAKDLRRARSALNSLIPTTTGSATAITLIYPELKGRLNGHAVRVPLLNASLTDCVFEVERATTTEEVNALFAAAAEGELKGILGYETRPLVSADYTNDTRSSIVDAPSTLVVNGTQVKIYAWYDNEMGYAHRLADVALMVGASL; this is encoded by the coding sequence ATGACGACCTATGCCCTCAATGGTCTCGGCAGAATGGGCAAACTCGCCCTGAAGCCGCTGCTCGAAAAAGGTGCGGAGATCGCATGGATCAACGATGCGGTCGGCGACACGGCGATGCATGCGCATCTCCTGGAGTTCGACACGGTGCACGGACGTTGGGATGCCGAGTTCTCGAGCGACGCGGAGAGCGTGACGGTCAACGGCACCCGCCTGCCCTTCATCGGCACCCGAGACATCGACAAGCTGCCACTCGACGGCGTGGACGTGGTGATCGACTGCACCGGCGTGTTCAAGACCGAGGCCAGGCTGGCACCCTACTTCGCCGCCGGTGTGAAGAAAGTGGTGGTTTCGGCCCCCGTGAAGGACGGCCCGACGGCCAATATCGTGATCGGCGTCAATGACCAGACATATGACACCGAGGCACACTCCATCGTCACCGCTGCCTCCTGCACCACGAACTGCCTCGCGCCCGTGGTGAAGGTGATCCACGAGTCCCTCGGCATCAAGCATGGCTCGATCACGACGATCCATGACGTGACCAATACGCAGACCATCGTCGACCGCCCCGCAAAGGACCTTCGCCGCGCCCGCTCGGCCCTGAACTCGCTGATCCCCACCACGACCGGCAGCGCCACGGCGATCACCCTCATCTACCCTGAGCTCAAGGGGCGGCTGAACGGTCATGCGGTCCGTGTGCCGCTTCTCAATGCCTCACTCACCGATTGCGTGTTCGAAGTGGAACGCGCAACCACTACCGAAGAGGTCAACGCGCTGTTCGCGGCGGCCGCAGAGGGGGAGCTGAAGGGCATTCTGGGCTACGAGACACGCCCGCTCGTTTCTGCCGACTACACCAACGACACCCGATCGAGCATCGTCGATGCGCCCTCCACTTTGGTTGTGAACGGGACGCAGGTGAAGATCTATGCCTGGTACGACAACGAGATGGGGTATGCCCACCGTCTGGCAGATGTTGCGCTGATGGTAGGGGCCTCCTTGTGA
- a CDS encoding helix-turn-helix domain-containing protein encodes MKTEIPHRLTTLGHPQRLALFRLLMRRYPDRLPAGEIAEAMGLKPSTLSAYLAALMQAGLAVQTRVGTSLHYTVDMAAVRQTLDYLFLDCCRGRPELCGPLVFPLIEGSTPMADQKYNVLFICTGNSARSIFAETLLRSLGGDRFNAYSAGTRPQSELNPFAVRLLEKKGHDIGPLRAKNVNEFIGPDAPHLDFVFTVCNQAANEECPAWEGQPISGHWGMEDPVKAEGSEAQKALAFQQAYGALKHRITAFTALPLATLDRIALQSAVDEIGREKEDHAP; translated from the coding sequence ATGAAAACAGAGATTCCCCATCGTCTGACGACCCTCGGTCATCCCCAGCGCCTCGCGCTGTTCCGGCTTCTCATGCGCCGTTACCCGGATCGGCTGCCCGCGGGCGAGATTGCAGAGGCGATGGGCCTCAAGCCCAGCACGCTCAGCGCCTATCTTGCGGCGCTCATGCAAGCCGGGCTCGCCGTGCAGACACGGGTGGGCACATCGCTGCACTACACAGTCGACATGGCAGCTGTGCGACAAACCCTGGATTACCTCTTTCTCGATTGCTGCCGCGGCCGTCCCGAGTTGTGCGGCCCCCTGGTTTTCCCCCTCATCGAAGGATCAACTCCGATGGCAGATCAGAAATACAATGTGCTCTTCATCTGCACCGGCAACTCCGCCCGGTCGATCTTTGCCGAGACCCTCTTGCGGTCCCTGGGAGGCGACAGGTTCAACGCCTATTCCGCCGGTACGCGCCCGCAGTCCGAGCTGAACCCCTTCGCGGTGCGCCTGCTGGAGAAGAAGGGGCATGACATCGGGCCGCTCCGGGCCAAGAACGTGAACGAGTTCATCGGCCCCGACGCGCCGCATCTCGATTTCGTCTTCACGGTCTGCAACCAGGCGGCCAACGAGGAGTGCCCGGCCTGGGAAGGGCAACCGATCAGCGGTCATTGGGGCATGGAAGACCCGGTGAAGGCAGAGGGCTCCGAAGCGCAAAAGGCCCTGGCCTTCCAGCAGGCCTACGGCGCGCTGAAGCACCGGATCACGGCCTTCACGGCCCTGCCGCTCGCCACGCTCGACCGGATCGCCCTGCAATCGGCCGTCGACGAGATCGGCCGCGAGAAAGAGGATCACGCCCCATGA
- a CDS encoding TRAP transporter permease — protein sequence MTQLSLTRPLGQRIALVLALLLVIVGMINTMPEIPGLQDWAREITGRPYFRISGFPPQYFYPPVFFVMMVIVALDSSVYRAWKEERPERAWLGLLLDAGLIFAAFLGALGYLVELDSVCLIDQITGERARLMQEAAERSVGVIPGISLEAEVPACQARFGIWSIPLLFVIITLFFLYNVRVWGLPLVIVSTVVVLYTLATALIWMFDLSSHNFLLTKLGADGGDPMAAAIQKATNVFITPDGFMGRFMDIVVNQVFPYVILGALFGTSAGGTSLIKLAVLSTSRLRGGPAHAAVVSSAMFGTITGGPVTNVLSTGRLTIPMMQRNGFSPQFAGGVEAAASSGGQIMPPVMGVAAFVLVALTAVPYTKVITAAFLPALCFFFSIFLAVMFQARRDRVEPMRDIPDDLVMNRQDWLNLIIIFVPILTILMLLLGNKDTAGSGLLASILPAAVTQTIQNATGDAISAGWWAVIVLLPLLFLDPGTRAAPRRVVVSLADGGILLSRLFLLLFAVSIIAAFLNESGLTGELTRAVTTWLERAQVMHIFGFEIRIVGGVYLMLALTCAMVCAIILGMGMPTVPAYVNVALLLGPLLANLGVSFFTAHMFVFYFAVASAITPPVAIAAFAAASITRTEPMRTGIAAVRVGIVMFTIPFVFAWYPELLLIEEAVTITDETGRKALIEGYSGSVDIVALGLLGLRLVLALYLIASALARYDRDRLASWEVALRLFLAVLVLWKTVPVMLTGIGLAAALLAFHAMTARRNTERAAA from the coding sequence ATGACCCAACTCTCCCTGACGCGTCCGCTCGGACAGCGCATTGCTCTGGTGCTTGCCCTGCTCCTCGTGATCGTCGGCATGATCAACACCATGCCCGAGATTCCCGGCCTTCAGGACTGGGCGCGCGAGATCACGGGGCGGCCCTACTTCCGGATTTCCGGCTTTCCGCCGCAGTATTTCTATCCGCCTGTCTTCTTCGTCATGATGGTGATCGTGGCGCTCGACTCCAGCGTCTACCGCGCCTGGAAGGAGGAGCGGCCCGAGCGCGCCTGGCTTGGCCTCCTGCTCGACGCGGGCCTGATCTTCGCCGCCTTCCTCGGCGCCCTGGGCTACCTGGTCGAGCTCGACTCCGTCTGCCTCATAGACCAGATCACCGGAGAGCGGGCGCGGCTGATGCAGGAGGCTGCGGAACGCTCTGTCGGCGTGATCCCCGGGATCTCGCTCGAAGCCGAGGTGCCGGCCTGCCAGGCGCGGTTCGGTATCTGGTCGATCCCGCTGCTCTTCGTCATCATCACTCTCTTCTTTCTCTACAACGTCCGGGTCTGGGGCCTGCCGCTGGTCATCGTCTCGACCGTGGTCGTCCTGTATACCCTGGCCACCGCGCTGATCTGGATGTTCGACCTCTCCAGCCACAACTTCCTGCTGACCAAGCTCGGCGCGGACGGCGGAGACCCAATGGCCGCGGCGATCCAGAAGGCCACCAACGTATTCATCACGCCCGACGGGTTCATGGGGCGCTTCATGGATATCGTGGTGAACCAGGTCTTTCCCTACGTGATCCTCGGCGCGCTCTTCGGCACCTCTGCCGGAGGCACTTCGCTCATCAAGCTCGCGGTGCTCTCCACCAGTCGCCTGCGCGGCGGGCCGGCTCATGCGGCCGTTGTCTCTTCCGCGATGTTCGGCACCATCACCGGCGGGCCGGTGACCAACGTGCTCTCGACCGGACGGCTGACCATTCCGATGATGCAGCGCAACGGGTTCTCGCCGCAGTTCGCCGGTGGCGTCGAGGCGGCGGCCTCCTCGGGCGGGCAGATCATGCCACCGGTGATGGGGGTTGCGGCCTTCGTGCTCGTGGCGCTCACGGCGGTGCCCTACACCAAGGTCATTACCGCGGCCTTTCTGCCGGCGCTGTGCTTCTTCTTCTCGATCTTCCTCGCGGTCATGTTCCAGGCCCGGCGCGACCGCGTGGAGCCGATGCGCGACATTCCCGACGACCTGGTGATGAACCGGCAGGACTGGCTCAACCTGATCATCATCTTCGTGCCGATCCTGACGATCCTGATGCTGCTCCTGGGCAACAAGGACACGGCGGGCAGCGGCCTGCTGGCCTCGATCCTGCCCGCGGCGGTGACCCAGACGATCCAGAACGCCACCGGCGATGCGATCTCGGCCGGGTGGTGGGCGGTGATCGTGCTGTTGCCGCTGCTCTTTCTCGATCCGGGCACGCGCGCCGCACCACGCAGGGTGGTGGTGTCGCTGGCCGATGGCGGCATCCTGCTATCGCGCCTGTTTCTGCTGCTCTTCGCGGTGTCGATCATCGCCGCCTTCCTGAACGAGAGCGGCCTCACGGGTGAGCTGACCCGCGCCGTTACCACCTGGCTCGAACGGGCCCAGGTGATGCACATCTTTGGCTTCGAGATCCGCATCGTGGGCGGTGTCTACCTGATGCTGGCGCTCACATGCGCCATGGTCTGCGCCATCATACTCGGCATGGGGATGCCCACGGTGCCCGCCTATGTGAACGTGGCGCTGCTGCTCGGGCCGCTGCTGGCCAACCTCGGGGTCAGCTTCTTCACCGCGCATATGTTCGTCTTCTACTTCGCGGTGGCCTCGGCGATCACCCCGCCCGTGGCCATTGCCGCCTTCGCCGCGGCCTCAATCACCCGCACCGAACCGATGCGAACCGGCATTGCCGCCGTTCGGGTGGGGATCGTGATGTTCACCATCCCCTTCGTCTTTGCCTGGTATCCCGAGCTGCTGCTGATCGAAGAGGCCGTGACGATCACCGACGAGACCGGCCGCAAGGCGCTGATCGAGGGCTACTCCGGCTCGGTCGATATCGTCGCCTTGGGGCTTCTGGGCCTGCGCCTTGTGCTTGCGCTCTACCTGATCGCCTCGGCCCTCGCGCGCTACGATCGGGACAGGCTGGCAAGCTGGGAAGTCGCGCTGCGGCTCTTCCTCGCCGTGCTGGTCCTGTGGAAGACCGTGCCCGTGATGCTGACCGGCATCGGCCTCGCGGCCGCGCTCCTGGCCTTCCATGCCATGACCGCCCGGCGAAACACCGAGCGCGCCGCGGCCTGA
- a CDS encoding TAXI family TRAP transporter solute-binding subunit, with product MKKTLLGAALALAPLAATAQATLTAETTTAGSTPHYIDSTLAAILDSAGVATLQITEGATLTNSVQAVAEGRLDMAPAPLILPFLLSKGIGPYAGVGPEKGAELAANLRVIFWNAGSAQILGYYNSNPIEDIRKLDGKRIWNGPPRGAALTSGRAMVQLLSGLKDGEGYEGIQNEWPDTVSTITGGGVDAWTIPEGLPSGRQISIAAVGGITIHDVPSDLLASELGQQILAAPGHAPYSVPVEDVRAAYDGNDITIVTDDDTFDSFATAFGQIVPATMDEQLVYDITAAYLAGKDRFIEGSPRGPFTMMSFGDLDGVSQGACGAVQIKMHPGAIRAFEDAGHTVADCLRP from the coding sequence ATGAAGAAAACGCTCCTCGGCGCAGCGCTGGCCCTTGCCCCGCTGGCCGCCACGGCCCAGGCCACGCTGACGGCCGAAACAACGACAGCGGGCTCGACCCCGCATTACATCGACTCGACCCTCGCCGCGATCCTCGACAGCGCCGGCGTGGCGACGTTGCAGATCACCGAGGGCGCGACGCTGACAAATTCGGTCCAGGCCGTGGCCGAGGGCCGGCTCGACATGGCGCCCGCGCCGCTGATCCTGCCCTTCCTGCTGTCCAAGGGCATCGGGCCCTATGCCGGTGTCGGCCCCGAGAAGGGCGCCGAGCTGGCCGCGAACCTGCGGGTGATCTTCTGGAATGCGGGTTCGGCCCAGATTCTTGGCTACTACAACTCCAACCCGATCGAGGACATCCGCAAGCTCGATGGCAAGCGCATCTGGAACGGCCCGCCCCGCGGCGCCGCCCTGACCTCGGGCCGGGCGATGGTCCAACTGCTGTCGGGCCTCAAGGACGGCGAGGGCTACGAGGGCATTCAGAACGAGTGGCCCGATACGGTGTCGACCATCACCGGCGGCGGCGTCGATGCCTGGACGATCCCCGAAGGCCTGCCCTCGGGCCGCCAGATCTCCATCGCGGCGGTCGGCGGGATCACCATCCACGATGTGCCCTCCGACCTGCTCGCCAGCGAACTCGGCCAGCAGATCTTGGCCGCGCCCGGCCACGCGCCCTACTCGGTGCCGGTCGAGGATGTGCGCGCCGCCTATGACGGCAACGACATCACCATCGTCACCGATGACGACACCTTCGACAGCTTCGCCACCGCCTTCGGCCAGATCGTGCCCGCCACGATGGACGAGCAGCTCGTGTACGACATCACCGCGGCCTACCTCGCGGGCAAGGACCGCTTCATCGAGGGTTCGCCCCGAGGCCCCTTCACGATGATGAGCTTCGGTGACCTCGACGGCGTGAGCCAGGGCGCCTGCGGTGCGGTGCAGATCAAGATGCACCCCGGCGCAATCCGTGCCTTCGAGGATGCGGGCCACACCGTCGCGGATTGCCTGCGCCCCTGA
- a CDS encoding MarR family winged helix-turn-helix transcriptional regulator codes for MTDPAKIDPERIRERRSHEDLNVFSRLPAVYAASRRQGQQFLQFGGGISIMEWRVLWDLCEAGPMTIRDLATIQRADHSLLSRALPEMKRKGFVTMHRAQRDKRQTIVEATTEGRAAYELAAPVMARRRAALREALTEEETRRFIDLLDRVEMFLNTPAAEILQKDMAE; via the coding sequence ATGACCGACCCAGCCAAGATCGACCCGGAGCGGATTCGGGAGAGGCGCAGCCATGAAGACCTCAACGTCTTCTCGCGGCTGCCGGCCGTCTATGCCGCCTCGCGCAGGCAGGGGCAGCAGTTCTTGCAGTTCGGCGGCGGCATCTCGATCATGGAGTGGCGGGTGCTTTGGGATCTCTGCGAGGCCGGGCCCATGACGATCCGGGACCTGGCCACCATCCAGCGCGCCGATCACTCGCTGCTGAGCCGGGCGCTGCCGGAGATGAAGCGCAAGGGCTTCGTCACCATGCACCGCGCCCAGCGGGACAAGCGGCAGACCATCGTGGAGGCGACGACGGAGGGCCGTGCCGCCTATGAGCTGGCCGCGCCGGTGATGGCGCGCCGCAGGGCGGCGCTGCGCGAGGCGCTGACCGAGGAGGAGACCCGCAGGTTCATCGACCTGCTGGACCGGGTGGAGATGTTTCTCAACACGCCCGCCGCCGAGATTTTGCAGAAGGACATGGCCGAATGA
- a CDS encoding sulfatase-like hydrolase/transferase has protein sequence MTTRPNVFWIMADQLRFDYLSCYGHPHLHTPHIDALAARGVRFTNAYVQSPVCGPSRMSAYTGRYVRSHGSTWNGMPLRVGEPTLGDHLREVGARAVLVGKTHMTADAEGMAWLGIAPESEIGVRVSECGFEPFERDDGLHPDSARQNWSAYDDYLVAHGFSSDNPWGDFANSGLDDDGELLSAWLLKNSRLPANVPEEHSETAYMTDRAMAFMEEAEADGRPWMCHLSYIKPHWPYIVPAPYHDMYGPEHIVPPVRSEAEKATDHPLVSAYHQARVCRSFSRDLVREHVIPAYMGLIKQLDDQLGRLFAWMEKTGRSRNTIIAVTSDHGDYMGDHWMGDKDFYHEMAVKVPLIIHDPRPEADATRGTVSEDLVEMIDLAPTFMNALGCRPKPHVIEGRDLTPLLHGTEGFSRRYAISEHDYHWSDMARTLDQPQEHAHTTMIFDGRWKYIRCEGFRPVLFDLETDPQEVDDIGASDAPEHVAVRARMEAALLDWATRHHTRITATPEVLARQKRAAETGILIGFWDEAEFEAATGKAFADLRPTGRP, from the coding sequence ATGACCACCCGCCCCAACGTGTTCTGGATCATGGCCGACCAGCTCAGGTTCGACTACCTCAGCTGCTACGGCCACCCGCACCTGCACACCCCGCACATCGACGCGCTGGCTGCCCGGGGCGTGCGCTTCACCAATGCCTATGTGCAGTCGCCGGTTTGCGGCCCCTCCCGGATGTCGGCCTACACCGGTCGCTACGTCCGGTCTCACGGCTCCACCTGGAACGGCATGCCGCTCCGTGTGGGCGAACCGACCCTGGGCGACCACCTGCGCGAGGTCGGTGCCCGCGCCGTGCTCGTGGGCAAGACCCACATGACCGCCGACGCCGAGGGCATGGCCTGGCTCGGCATCGCGCCCGAAAGCGAGATCGGCGTGCGCGTGTCGGAATGCGGCTTCGAACCCTTCGAGCGTGACGACGGCTTGCACCCCGACAGCGCGCGGCAGAACTGGTCGGCCTACGACGACTACCTCGTCGCCCATGGCTTCTCCTCCGACAATCCGTGGGGGGACTTTGCCAATTCCGGCCTCGACGACGATGGCGAGCTGCTCTCGGCCTGGCTGCTCAAGAACTCCCGGCTCCCCGCAAACGTGCCCGAGGAGCATTCCGAGACCGCCTACATGACCGACCGGGCCATGGCCTTCATGGAAGAGGCCGAGGCCGATGGGCGACCCTGGATGTGCCACCTGAGCTACATCAAGCCCCACTGGCCCTACATCGTGCCCGCACCTTACCACGACATGTACGGCCCGGAGCACATCGTGCCGCCGGTCCGCTCCGAGGCCGAGAAGGCCACCGACCACCCGCTCGTGTCGGCCTATCACCAGGCCCGAGTCTGCCGCAGCTTCTCGCGTGACCTCGTCCGCGAGCATGTCATCCCGGCCTACATGGGCCTCATCAAGCAGCTCGATGACCAGCTTGGGCGGCTTTTTGCATGGATGGAGAAGACGGGCCGCAGCCGGAACACCATCATCGCCGTGACCTCCGACCACGGCGACTACATGGGCGATCACTGGATGGGCGACAAGGATTTCTACCACGAGATGGCCGTGAAGGTGCCGCTCATCATCCACGATCCGCGCCCGGAGGCCGATGCCACACGCGGCACGGTATCGGAGGACCTCGTCGAGATGATCGACCTCGCCCCCACCTTCATGAACGCGCTGGGCTGCAGGCCCAAGCCGCATGTGATCGAGGGGCGCGACCTGACTCCGCTTCTCCACGGCACCGAGGGCTTTTCCCGCCGCTACGCCATATCCGAGCATGATTACCACTGGTCCGACATGGCCCGCACGCTCGATCAGCCCCAGGAGCATGCCCATACCACGATGATCTTCGATGGTCGTTGGAAGTACATCCGCTGCGAGGGCTTCCGCCCCGTTCTCTTTGACCTGGAGACGGATCCGCAGGAGGTGGATGACATAGGCGCCTCCGACGCGCCCGAGCATGTCGCCGTGCGCGCCCGGATGGAGGCCGCCTTGCTCGACTGGGCCACCCGCCATCATACCCGCATCACCGCCACCCCCGAAGTGCTGGCCCGCCAGAAGCGTGCCGCCGAGACTGGTATTCTCATTGGCTTCTGGGACGAGGCCGAATTCGAGGCCGCTACCGGCAAGGCTTTCGCCGACCTCAGGCCGACAGGCCGCCCCTAG
- the htpX gene encoding zinc metalloprotease HtpX — protein MGYVKTAMLMAAMTALFMGVGYLLGGAGGAVIALVVAAGMNAFTWWNSDRMVLRMHNAQPIAPGDRLGLHALTMDLARNAGLPEPRLYLIDTPQPNAFATGRNPANAAVAVTSGLIRSLSREELAGVIAHELAHIRNHDTAIMTVTATFAGAISMLANFALFFGGSRERLGLVGSLLMMFLAPMAAALVQMAISRTREYAADKAGAEICGEPLWLASALEKIASGAARIDNDAAERNPGTAHMFIVNPLHAYKRDNLFATHPATENRVAALRAMASQTRPTAPSARQPITASRIPNVGRRRRGGPWT, from the coding sequence TTGGGCTACGTCAAGACAGCAATGCTCATGGCGGCGATGACCGCACTCTTCATGGGCGTGGGCTACCTGCTCGGCGGCGCCGGTGGCGCGGTGATCGCGCTTGTGGTCGCGGCCGGCATGAATGCCTTCACCTGGTGGAACTCCGATCGCATGGTCCTGCGCATGCACAACGCCCAGCCGATCGCGCCGGGCGACCGGCTCGGCCTGCATGCGCTGACCATGGACCTCGCCAGAAACGCCGGGCTCCCCGAACCCCGGCTCTACCTGATCGACACGCCTCAGCCCAACGCCTTCGCCACCGGGCGCAACCCTGCCAATGCAGCCGTCGCTGTGACCTCCGGCCTGATCCGCAGCCTGAGCCGCGAGGAGCTGGCCGGGGTGATCGCGCATGAACTGGCCCATATCCGCAACCACGACACTGCGATCATGACTGTCACCGCCACCTTCGCCGGTGCGATCTCGATGCTTGCCAACTTTGCGCTGTTCTTTGGCGGCTCGCGCGAACGCCTTGGGCTGGTCGGGTCCTTGCTGATGATGTTTCTCGCGCCGATGGCTGCCGCACTGGTGCAGATGGCGATCAGCCGAACCCGCGAATATGCCGCCGACAAGGCCGGCGCCGAGATCTGCGGCGAGCCTCTGTGGCTGGCTTCCGCGTTGGAAAAGATCGCCTCCGGCGCCGCGCGCATCGACAATGACGCGGCCGAGCGCAACCCGGGGACCGCGCATATGTTCATCGTCAACCCGCTGCACGCCTACAAACGCGACAATCTCTTTGCCACGCACCCCGCGACAGAGAACCGCGTGGCCGCGCTGCGCGCGATGGCCTCGCAAACCCGGCCCACGGCGCCTTCTGCCCGCCAGCCGATCACGGCGAGCCGCATACCAAATGTCGGGAGACGTCGGCGCGGTGGCCCTTGGACCTGA